From Arthrobacter sp. FW306-2-2C-D06B, a single genomic window includes:
- a CDS encoding ABC transporter permease: protein MTITTHVKTGTGSSVFRHIDWRQYVVYIGFVVVFAYFAITQAGNFLNTTTLVNIITQAAPITVMAVGAVFVLSVGEIDLSIGSTVALASLGSAVTLQATHQWWLAALAGLAIGAGVGAVNGIFITLVRLPSFLVTLATMGLVAGLAQQATNLQSVPVTNSAFGWLFGGGTLLGIPILIWWTVAIVAIGWHVLRQRSFGAHVLAVGNKSSAAAVSGIRVNRVKMIVFIVSGMAAALAGLLYAGRLAGATYTLGSSDLMSVLAAVIVGGTSLTGGKGSIIGALVGSLFMSMINYGLLLGGLNVAQQLIVRGIIILAAVSLSLRAKKNS from the coding sequence ATGACCATCACGACCCACGTCAAGACAGGGACGGGCAGCTCCGTCTTCCGGCACATCGATTGGAGGCAGTATGTCGTCTACATCGGCTTCGTAGTCGTGTTCGCTTACTTCGCCATCACCCAGGCCGGCAACTTCCTCAACACCACGACCCTCGTCAACATCATCACCCAGGCCGCGCCCATCACAGTGATGGCGGTCGGCGCGGTGTTCGTCTTGAGCGTTGGCGAAATCGACCTCTCCATCGGTTCCACCGTCGCACTCGCGTCCCTCGGTTCGGCCGTGACGCTGCAGGCGACCCACCAATGGTGGTTGGCCGCGTTGGCCGGACTCGCCATCGGCGCTGGGGTCGGCGCGGTCAACGGGATCTTTATCACTCTGGTGCGTCTGCCATCCTTCCTGGTCACTCTGGCCACGATGGGCCTGGTGGCCGGGCTCGCCCAGCAGGCGACCAACCTGCAATCGGTTCCGGTCACGAACAGCGCCTTCGGTTGGCTGTTCGGCGGCGGAACGCTTCTCGGGATCCCCATTCTGATCTGGTGGACAGTCGCGATCGTCGCCATCGGGTGGCACGTGCTCCGTCAGCGCTCGTTCGGCGCGCACGTGCTCGCAGTGGGCAACAAATCGTCGGCAGCGGCGGTGAGCGGCATCCGAGTGAACCGCGTGAAAATGATCGTCTTCATCGTGAGCGGCATGGCGGCGGCCCTGGCCGGCCTCCTCTACGCTGGTCGTCTTGCCGGCGCGACGTACACGCTCGGCAGCTCCGACTTGATGAGTGTGCTCGCCGCGGTCATCGTCGGGGGCACCTCCCTCACCGGAGGCAAGGGCTCCATCATCGGAGCCCTTGTCGGCAGCCTGTTCATGAGCATGATCAACTACGGTCTGCTCCTGGGCGGCCTCAACGTGGCACAGCAGTTAATCGTGCGCGGCATCATCATCCTCGCCGCCGTCTCCCTCTCGCTCCGCGCCAAGAAGAACAGTTAG
- a CDS encoding GNAT family N-acetyltransferase, protein MRALRISDAVALAAAYVRNRDYLSPWEPMRPEEYYTVDWQSSDIANRLVAQEAGEAYPLGLFDGDRLVGRFNMPGIVRGPFQSAGLGYWVDGAYAGRGLASGAVQAIVEMARDELGLHRIEASTLLHNAASQRVLLKAGFQQIGMAPRYLQIAGKWQDHNLYQVVLHD, encoded by the coding sequence ATGCGAGCGCTGCGTATAAGTGATGCCGTTGCGCTCGCAGCCGCATATGTGCGCAACCGTGACTACCTTTCACCCTGGGAGCCAATGCGGCCCGAGGAGTACTACACCGTAGATTGGCAGTCCTCGGACATTGCCAACCGCCTTGTCGCGCAAGAGGCAGGGGAGGCGTATCCGCTCGGGCTGTTCGACGGCGATCGACTCGTCGGCCGCTTCAACATGCCAGGAATCGTCCGCGGTCCCTTCCAGAGCGCGGGCCTGGGTTACTGGGTGGACGGCGCCTACGCAGGCCGCGGACTGGCGTCGGGGGCAGTCCAGGCGATAGTCGAAATGGCGCGCGACGAACTCGGACTGCACCGCATCGAGGCGAGCACCCTTCTGCACAACGCTGCCTCGCAGCGCGTGCTGCTCAAGGCCGGGTTTCAGCAGATCGGCATGGCGCCGCGATACCTGCAGATTGCCGGAAAATGGCAGGACCACAATCTCTACCAAGTGGTCCTTCACGACTAG
- a CDS encoding ROK family protein has translation MNILQDSSVPVSRFVVGVDLGGTKVRAGIAGLDGRVLFQMTEPTAPDAGPDLVPQLSALVAALASAVGADVSAVVATAVGGAGVPDDDSGRFERAPNLGELNGFSLAADLEEALGHPVVLENDVNVAALGELHEGVGLAYDSFAFVSVGTGIGVGLILDRRLWAGASGGAGEIGYLPFGADPLNPDSHRRGPLEEVVAGDAIGRRYGASSDAAAPEATPDAVEVFDRAGRGDPRAAASLDEEAKWIAFALVAVDAVVNPGLFVLGGGIGTRIELLAPIRAWMTRLGRGDLEVVISRLGPRAPIAGAVRLAIDKALQPQEREAS, from the coding sequence GTGAACATTCTCCAGGATTCCTCCGTTCCGGTTTCGCGGTTCGTCGTCGGTGTCGACCTTGGCGGAACCAAGGTGCGTGCCGGCATCGCGGGCCTCGACGGCCGGGTCCTGTTCCAGATGACCGAACCCACCGCTCCGGATGCCGGGCCCGATCTCGTTCCGCAGTTGTCCGCATTGGTGGCTGCCCTGGCCTCGGCTGTCGGGGCCGATGTATCGGCAGTCGTCGCCACAGCGGTAGGAGGAGCGGGCGTTCCCGACGACGACTCGGGCCGATTCGAGCGCGCACCGAATCTCGGCGAGCTCAATGGGTTCAGCCTGGCAGCCGACCTCGAGGAGGCGCTGGGGCATCCGGTGGTCTTGGAGAACGATGTCAACGTCGCGGCTCTCGGCGAACTGCACGAAGGCGTCGGCCTCGCGTACGACAGCTTCGCGTTCGTATCGGTCGGCACCGGCATCGGCGTCGGTCTCATCCTCGACCGTCGGCTGTGGGCCGGAGCGAGCGGCGGCGCCGGGGAGATTGGATACTTGCCGTTCGGTGCCGACCCGCTCAACCCCGACAGCCACCGTCGCGGTCCGCTTGAAGAGGTGGTCGCGGGCGACGCCATCGGCCGTCGGTACGGGGCGTCCTCCGACGCAGCCGCCCCCGAAGCCACTCCCGACGCCGTCGAGGTCTTCGATCGGGCCGGGCGCGGGGACCCGCGTGCGGCCGCCTCGCTCGACGAGGAGGCGAAGTGGATCGCCTTTGCCCTCGTCGCGGTCGACGCTGTCGTGAACCCGGGACTCTTCGTCCTCGGCGGGGGAATCGGCACCCGCATCGAACTCCTCGCGCCCATCCGCGCGTGGATGACGCGCCTCGGCCGAGGCGACCTTGAGGTCGTTATCAGCCGGCTCGGCCCCCGCGCCCCCATCGCCGGCGCCGTGCGCCTGGCCATCGACAAGGCCCTCCAGCCACAGGAAAGAGAAGCATCATGA
- a CDS encoding SIS domain-containing protein produces MSAAIIDGPGALMRAEIAEQPSRWIDLLDDQRPAIDAAADLIRETQPELIVFVARGSSDHAAMYGQYLVHNLLHIPAMLATPATVTAFDTSLRYPSAVALAVSQSGQSPDLLATAESIAETGVPIVAITNDSRSALAALGRVHIPLAAGPELSVAATKTYTAELLAIALVVFRVAGLDWDDIGTRVRATVEEAIAVLEQPVDELVDAFEGRERILIVGRGYGMATAKEGALKLMETNAIAASGWSAADATHGPLGQIVPGTGIIALTRGDAGRDSVISFAEAATRLGGLVAELGGRTIADAQVRVPSDTVATELSPLVDILPLQRLALELALRRGLDPDNPVGLAKVTKTH; encoded by the coding sequence GTGAGCGCGGCGATCATCGACGGGCCCGGGGCACTAATGCGGGCGGAGATCGCCGAGCAGCCCAGCCGCTGGATCGACCTTCTTGATGACCAGCGGCCCGCCATCGACGCCGCCGCCGACCTGATCCGTGAAACCCAACCGGAATTGATCGTCTTCGTGGCACGAGGGTCAAGCGATCATGCCGCGATGTACGGCCAATACCTCGTCCACAACCTTCTTCACATCCCGGCCATGCTGGCGACCCCGGCAACGGTGACCGCGTTCGACACCAGCCTCCGCTACCCCTCGGCTGTCGCCCTCGCCGTATCCCAATCCGGCCAGTCCCCGGACCTGCTCGCGACCGCCGAATCCATTGCCGAAACGGGCGTGCCCATCGTCGCGATCACCAACGACTCCCGGAGCGCCCTCGCCGCACTCGGCCGCGTTCATATTCCGCTCGCAGCCGGGCCGGAACTCTCAGTTGCCGCGACCAAGACATACACCGCGGAGCTCCTGGCCATCGCACTCGTGGTGTTCCGCGTCGCTGGCCTCGATTGGGACGACATTGGAACTCGCGTCCGTGCGACAGTGGAGGAAGCGATCGCAGTCCTTGAACAGCCTGTCGACGAGTTGGTCGATGCTTTCGAGGGTCGCGAACGCATCCTCATCGTCGGCCGAGGCTACGGGATGGCTACCGCGAAGGAGGGCGCCCTCAAGCTCATGGAGACGAATGCGATCGCCGCCTCGGGCTGGAGCGCCGCCGATGCGACCCACGGCCCGCTCGGGCAGATCGTGCCTGGTACGGGCATCATCGCGTTGACGCGCGGCGACGCAGGCCGCGACTCCGTCATCTCCTTCGCCGAAGCGGCCACCCGGCTCGGCGGGCTCGTCGCTGAGCTGGGCGGCCGGACAATCGCGGACGCCCAGGTCCGGGTGCCGAGCGACACCGTGGCGACCGAACTGTCGCCGCTCGTCGACATTCTCCCGCTGCAGAGACTGGCCCTGGAACTGGCACTACGCCGCGGACTGGACCCAGACAATCCAGTGGGTCTTGCCAAAGTCACCAAGACTCACTAA
- a CDS encoding phosphotriesterase family protein, whose translation MSGQVTTVLGTVSTDDLGRVMPHEHLLSLTPGPWLTGGLRDDAVDRAVEALGSLREFGFGTVVDLSPYGVVGRDDNGDNAALLAEISRKTGLHIVSGTAFYLESYSPEWAQDADAGVLAERLIRDVVHGIGDSGIRAGIFGEQATSLGEITEYEEKCLRAVARAQRETGLAIMTHTTHGTMAFEQLEILRSEGVDLDRVVIGHMDTQLSPEFVRRVLDAGPRIAIDTIGKESWDFFLGPAPDPRPDGEFDKHAFHRSDAGRADLVAWLVSLGYTDRILLAQDLTGAEVWMNPKTHGIHGYSYLGAVFVPELRARGVSDADCERLLSANPARVLEVL comes from the coding sequence ATGTCAGGGCAAGTCACAACCGTTCTCGGTACGGTTTCGACCGATGACCTCGGCAGGGTCATGCCACACGAACACCTCCTCTCGCTGACCCCGGGACCCTGGCTCACCGGCGGGCTGCGGGACGACGCCGTCGATCGGGCGGTGGAGGCTCTCGGGTCGCTCCGAGAGTTCGGATTCGGGACTGTCGTCGACCTCAGCCCTTACGGTGTCGTCGGTCGTGACGACAATGGCGACAACGCTGCACTGCTCGCCGAGATCTCGCGCAAGACGGGCCTGCACATCGTCTCCGGAACCGCGTTCTACCTTGAGTCCTACTCTCCCGAATGGGCGCAGGACGCCGACGCCGGCGTCCTCGCCGAGCGCCTGATCCGTGATGTGGTCCACGGTATTGGCGATTCGGGCATCCGTGCAGGCATCTTCGGCGAACAGGCGACAAGCCTGGGGGAGATCACCGAGTACGAGGAGAAGTGCCTCCGCGCCGTCGCCCGCGCTCAACGAGAGACCGGGCTCGCGATCATGACCCACACCACCCACGGCACCATGGCGTTCGAGCAGCTCGAGATACTCAGGTCCGAAGGCGTTGACCTGGACCGAGTGGTCATCGGCCACATGGACACCCAGCTGAGCCCCGAATTCGTACGCCGCGTCCTGGATGCCGGGCCCCGCATCGCCATCGACACGATCGGCAAGGAGAGCTGGGATTTCTTCCTTGGTCCGGCCCCCGACCCCCGCCCGGACGGCGAGTTCGACAAGCACGCCTTCCACCGGTCTGACGCCGGACGCGCCGACCTTGTCGCGTGGCTGGTCTCACTCGGATACACCGACCGCATCCTGCTCGCCCAAGACCTCACTGGAGCCGAAGTCTGGATGAACCCGAAAACCCACGGGATCCACGGCTACTCCTACCTCGGCGCTGTCTTCGTTCCCGAGCTCCGCGCACGGGGAGTCTCGGACGCGGACTGCGAACGGCTCCTCAGTGCCAACCCCGCAAGAGTGCTGGAGGTGCTGTGA
- a CDS encoding ATP-binding cassette domain-containing protein: MIIADPTSTPKPNDGTVKPLRLEGISKHFGGIVAIKRFDLEIEPGEIVALVGDNGAGKSTLVKIISGLYQPTDGEIWLNGERTIFRDASDARTKGVEVVYQDLALVDLQPVYMNLFLGRELRKAPFGTLDRKEMATRTQALVDELDVRIPSAKSTLSDLSGGQRQGIAIARATHWASSLVLMDEPTAALGVAETAKVEETILKLKERGAAVLVVSHNMEQVFRIADRVTVLRRGTQVETRRVADTSHNELVSMITGLAS; this comes from the coding sequence ATGATCATCGCAGACCCCACATCCACGCCGAAACCCAACGACGGAACGGTCAAACCGCTCCGGCTCGAGGGCATCAGCAAGCACTTCGGCGGCATCGTCGCCATCAAGCGGTTCGACCTTGAGATCGAGCCCGGCGAGATCGTCGCCCTTGTCGGCGACAACGGTGCCGGAAAATCGACGCTCGTCAAGATCATCTCCGGCCTCTACCAGCCCACCGACGGGGAGATCTGGTTGAACGGGGAACGCACCATCTTTCGCGACGCCTCCGATGCGCGCACGAAGGGCGTCGAAGTCGTCTACCAGGATCTCGCACTTGTCGACCTCCAGCCGGTGTACATGAACCTGTTCCTCGGCCGCGAACTGCGCAAGGCGCCGTTCGGCACGCTCGATCGGAAGGAGATGGCAACGCGCACACAGGCACTCGTCGATGAGCTGGATGTGCGCATCCCCTCTGCGAAGTCGACACTCAGCGACCTTTCGGGCGGCCAACGACAGGGTATAGCCATCGCGCGCGCCACCCATTGGGCCAGCAGCCTTGTACTGATGGATGAACCGACGGCGGCCTTGGGGGTGGCCGAGACTGCGAAGGTCGAGGAGACCATCCTCAAACTCAAGGAGCGCGGCGCCGCCGTACTCGTCGTCAGCCACAACATGGAGCAGGTCTTCCGCATCGCCGACCGGGTCACCGTCCTCCGACGTGGGACACAGGTAGAAACCCGGCGTGTTGCCGACACGTCCCACAATGAGCTGGTCTCGATGATCACGGGGCTCGCCTCGTGA
- a CDS encoding ROK family transcriptional regulator — MVQDTRELNRKAVLTALMMSRPASRKWIAEASGISAATVTRAVDQLIAEGIVTETAEIISESRGRRAVELDVVPNRSFVVGVDLGASNVRLVVADLLARPLLALEIATPTATTARELAHWLASTARTSAGDVWDRVEHLCVGLPGAVSQQKRTISNAPNLAQIEAPTFLDEVEKAMGRPVGFDNDANYALLGEQHFGAARSASNAAMVTIGSGLGAGLAIDGRILQGDHGLIGEFGQLPVGPLGTRLEHMVTGAGIIRRAAEAGIDLAAPSQLFASDAGPALKALRAHFDQALLIVLTATTVSCDPQTIVLGGGIANSLASTLDRYQAALEQNLRASPRLAAAELGDFSGAVGAVVAALHRVYADLGIEEEAFVRLPGGDALTHERVQAARG; from the coding sequence ATGGTTCAAGACACTAGAGAGCTGAACCGCAAGGCGGTCTTGACGGCCCTAATGATGTCGCGACCTGCCAGCCGCAAATGGATTGCCGAAGCATCAGGCATCTCCGCGGCGACAGTCACCCGTGCGGTCGACCAGCTGATCGCTGAAGGAATCGTCACCGAGACTGCCGAGATCATCTCCGAATCCCGCGGACGTCGGGCCGTCGAGCTAGACGTGGTGCCCAATCGCAGTTTCGTCGTCGGCGTGGACCTCGGAGCGTCCAACGTGCGTCTCGTCGTCGCCGACCTGCTTGCTCGTCCGCTCCTTGCCCTCGAGATCGCGACGCCAACTGCGACGACTGCGCGCGAGCTCGCTCATTGGTTGGCCTCCACCGCGCGCACATCGGCCGGAGACGTCTGGGATCGGGTCGAACACCTCTGCGTTGGCCTGCCGGGGGCTGTGAGTCAGCAGAAGCGCACGATTTCCAACGCACCCAACTTGGCCCAGATCGAGGCGCCAACGTTCCTGGACGAAGTCGAGAAGGCGATGGGCAGGCCGGTCGGCTTCGACAACGACGCCAACTATGCGCTCCTCGGTGAACAGCATTTCGGCGCGGCACGTTCCGCGTCCAACGCTGCAATGGTCACGATCGGTTCCGGTCTCGGCGCCGGGCTGGCGATCGATGGCCGAATCCTTCAGGGCGACCACGGACTAATCGGTGAATTCGGGCAGCTACCCGTCGGACCCCTTGGGACTCGCCTTGAGCACATGGTCACCGGCGCCGGGATCATCCGGCGTGCCGCCGAGGCGGGCATCGATCTCGCCGCCCCTAGCCAGCTCTTCGCTAGCGATGCGGGCCCTGCACTGAAGGCATTGCGCGCCCATTTCGATCAAGCTCTTCTGATCGTTCTCACGGCCACAACGGTTTCATGCGATCCGCAGACGATCGTCCTCGGCGGCGGCATCGCGAACTCCCTCGCGTCGACACTCGACCGCTACCAGGCGGCTCTAGAGCAGAATCTCCGCGCGTCTCCCCGGCTCGCTGCTGCCGAGTTGGGCGACTTCTCGGGTGCCGTCGGCGCCGTGGTCGCCGCACTGCACAGGGTGTACGCGGATCTCGGCATAGAAGAGGAAGCCTTCGTCAGGCTTCCCGGCGGCGACGCGCTGACTCACGAGCGGGTACAAGCCGCGAGAGGTTGA
- a CDS encoding DeoR/GlpR family DNA-binding transcription regulator: MTLSGSAATEERREMLRVILREEGTVDLAAASEKLEVHPMTVRRDLDFLEQEGIARRVRGGAVYVGTEDFHQRQGRHFAAKRRIAEKLVPLIKSNQAIGFDASTTVFQLASALKDVEQLSVITNGLATFTALQHRPGIRAYLTGGESEEQNASLVGPLAVASLSSFLLNTCVLSTSCIDPVIGTSEPTMAQVEVKKAMADASQFVVIATDSSKLGTRSVARALPMSRIDLLVTELDPKDPKLDPFRDVTDIL; the protein is encoded by the coding sequence ATGACGCTAAGCGGCTCTGCAGCCACGGAAGAACGCCGAGAAATGCTCAGAGTGATTCTTCGCGAGGAAGGCACGGTCGATTTGGCCGCCGCCTCCGAAAAACTCGAAGTGCACCCCATGACCGTTCGCCGCGATCTCGATTTCCTGGAACAGGAAGGGATCGCCCGGCGAGTCCGGGGAGGTGCGGTCTACGTCGGCACCGAGGATTTTCATCAACGCCAAGGTCGGCATTTTGCTGCAAAACGACGTATTGCCGAGAAGCTTGTGCCTCTGATCAAGTCAAACCAGGCCATTGGTTTCGACGCATCAACGACGGTCTTTCAGCTCGCAAGCGCACTAAAGGACGTCGAACAACTCTCGGTGATCACTAACGGACTTGCCACCTTCACGGCCCTTCAACATCGGCCGGGGATACGCGCGTACCTCACCGGAGGGGAATCCGAGGAGCAAAACGCCAGCCTCGTCGGGCCGTTGGCTGTGGCTTCGTTGTCCAGTTTCCTGCTGAATACGTGTGTTCTCTCGACGAGTTGCATCGACCCGGTCATCGGCACCAGCGAGCCCACAATGGCTCAGGTTGAAGTCAAAAAGGCGATGGCGGACGCGTCCCAATTCGTCGTCATAGCCACGGACTCATCGAAGCTCGGCACGCGGTCCGTCGCCCGCGCCCTTCCAATGAGCAGGATCGATTTGCTCGTTACGGAACTCGATCCCAAAGACCCGAAACTGGACCCTTTCCGAGACGTAACTGACATCCTCTGA
- a CDS encoding alanine racemase produces MFVDLLRRRNPALLQAAARFHQNGQIPANSYVIDLDAVTRNAAAISAEASRLSLTPFAMTKQIGRNPDASRAIAAGGIDKAVGVDLECAIAAATGGLRIGHLGHLVQIPKHRAAEAAALEPLYWTVFSETKAAEAGAAAMARGRVQDVLLRIQAPGDRFYRGHEGGFNATDVVGAADRIDAIGGVRFAGITTFPATLFDATTGAARSTPNLATLTTALRALERAGRRDVQVNAPGTTSVSILAALAEAGATQVEPGHGLTGTTPIHAVQDLVEEPAIAYVSEVSHLWNGDAYVFGGGLYVDPVLGGSTTTALLVAPDTNAVTAPELRVDMPAADAIDYYATVPLGDHRAQPGDTVLFGFRPQVFVTRALTAGIAGLSTGTPTVAGIWSSDGSAPLTISDTLAAPRRTA; encoded by the coding sequence ATGTTCGTAGACCTCCTTCGCCGCCGCAACCCGGCGCTTCTGCAAGCGGCCGCCCGGTTCCACCAGAACGGTCAGATCCCGGCCAACTCCTATGTGATCGACCTCGATGCGGTGACCCGAAACGCGGCCGCCATCTCGGCCGAAGCCAGCCGACTCTCCCTGACGCCCTTCGCCATGACGAAACAGATCGGGCGCAACCCGGACGCCTCCCGGGCAATCGCCGCCGGCGGCATCGACAAAGCGGTCGGGGTGGACCTCGAGTGCGCGATCGCCGCTGCGACCGGAGGCCTCCGGATCGGCCATCTGGGCCACCTCGTCCAGATTCCCAAACATCGCGCCGCCGAGGCCGCCGCACTCGAACCGCTCTACTGGACGGTTTTCTCGGAAACGAAGGCAGCCGAGGCCGGCGCGGCCGCTATGGCGCGCGGCCGGGTCCAAGACGTCCTGTTGCGTATCCAGGCCCCTGGCGATCGGTTCTATCGCGGACACGAGGGCGGGTTCAACGCAACCGACGTCGTGGGCGCTGCCGACCGGATCGACGCCATTGGGGGCGTTCGGTTCGCTGGCATCACCACCTTCCCCGCAACGCTCTTCGACGCCACAACGGGTGCCGCTCGCTCCACTCCGAACCTCGCCACGCTCACCACGGCTTTGCGGGCACTGGAACGAGCGGGCCGCCGGGATGTGCAGGTGAACGCGCCAGGAACGACCTCCGTCTCCATCTTGGCCGCGCTCGCCGAAGCCGGCGCCACCCAGGTGGAACCGGGACACGGCCTGACGGGCACCACTCCGATCCACGCGGTGCAGGACCTCGTGGAGGAACCCGCCATCGCCTATGTCTCCGAGGTCTCCCACCTCTGGAACGGTGACGCCTACGTCTTCGGCGGTGGCCTCTACGTCGACCCGGTGCTCGGCGGTTCGACGACCACGGCCCTCCTTGTGGCGCCGGATACCAACGCGGTCACCGCGCCTGAGCTACGGGTGGACATGCCGGCAGCCGACGCGATCGACTATTACGCCACCGTTCCCCTCGGCGACCACCGCGCACAACCAGGCGACACCGTGCTATTCGGGTTCCGCCCCCAAGTGTTCGTCACCCGCGCCCTCACCGCCGGCATTGCGGGTCTCTCCACCGGAACGCCGACGGTCGCCGGTATCTGGTCTTCCGACGGCTCAGCACCCCTCACCATCTCTGACACCCTCGCTGCACCCAGGAGGACAGCATGA
- a CDS encoding substrate-binding domain-containing protein has product MSTAPTVRRFGLRAAVGALAITLALAGCSGGGGGTAASSGPAAKPSLEFAGPNGEKPGALSELSLTSDEQAKVKGGKYTAAFVWHTSSDFVTAVEKGAREEFKNLGIDVVASTQANFNAATQANNVQTVLALHPNIIVTIAVDPTSAAEAFKPAVAAGTKLVIMTTPPAGYQAGKDFVSIVTENLAQAGRANAEILGDALGKTGEVGYISYNANFWFTNQRDKSFKDWLAYEYPDMKIVDSEGFADETATQTIAAAMIAKNPNIKGIYVSWATAAQGVVAAIKAAGRNDIQVVTNDLDTTLAASMASGTNVAGMVGNGSLGIGKGLALAGAYGVLGKTAPALVASDPTKVTKADLDKGWLSDYGTQPPSSITGG; this is encoded by the coding sequence ATGAGCACAGCACCCACGGTCCGACGGTTCGGCCTTCGTGCCGCAGTCGGCGCACTCGCGATCACGCTCGCCCTCGCTGGCTGCTCCGGCGGAGGCGGCGGCACGGCCGCTTCGTCCGGGCCCGCAGCCAAGCCCAGCCTGGAGTTCGCAGGTCCGAACGGAGAGAAGCCCGGTGCCCTCTCGGAGCTTTCGCTGACGAGTGACGAGCAGGCGAAGGTGAAGGGCGGCAAGTACACCGCCGCCTTCGTCTGGCACACGTCCTCGGACTTCGTGACCGCCGTCGAGAAGGGCGCGCGTGAGGAGTTCAAGAACCTCGGGATCGACGTCGTCGCGAGCACACAGGCCAACTTCAACGCCGCTACCCAGGCCAACAACGTTCAGACAGTCCTCGCGCTGCACCCGAACATCATCGTTACCATCGCGGTCGACCCGACCTCCGCCGCCGAGGCGTTCAAGCCCGCCGTCGCCGCGGGAACGAAGCTCGTCATCATGACCACGCCCCCCGCCGGATACCAGGCCGGCAAGGACTTTGTGTCCATCGTGACGGAGAACCTGGCCCAGGCAGGACGAGCCAACGCCGAGATCCTGGGCGACGCCCTCGGCAAGACAGGTGAGGTGGGCTATATCTCGTACAACGCCAACTTCTGGTTCACGAACCAGAGGGACAAGTCGTTCAAGGATTGGCTGGCGTACGAATACCCCGACATGAAGATCGTTGACTCCGAAGGCTTCGCCGATGAGACGGCCACCCAGACGATCGCGGCCGCTATGATCGCGAAGAACCCGAATATCAAGGGCATCTACGTGTCGTGGGCGACGGCCGCGCAGGGCGTCGTGGCCGCGATCAAGGCGGCCGGGCGGAACGACATCCAGGTGGTCACGAACGACCTGGACACCACCCTTGCGGCCTCGATGGCCTCCGGAACGAACGTGGCCGGAATGGTCGGAAACGGATCCCTCGGAATCGGCAAGGGTCTCGCCTTGGCCGGAGCATACGGCGTCCTCGGCAAGACCGCGCCGGCGTTGGTCGCCTCTGACCCGACTAAGGTCACCAAGGCAGACCTCGACAAGGGATGGCTGTCCGACTATGGCACCCAGCCGCCGTCGAGCATCACCGGTGGCTGA
- a CDS encoding aldo/keto reductase, with the protein MLEGPFNFIDASGESWQGAERERCIGRAISEAGGLPDGFVLTRSVGPALALDFSGDGIVRAVEESLQRLGLDLLPLVLLRNPEESSFESATTRSGPLATLVGLRDQGLINHLGIAGGPIDLQLKYLQTDAFDAVISHVPYSLLDRAAEPLIQNAVSREVAFVNAAPFTGRLLLDGAGRSTQGTNRERGPARLERSDKMRLICAAYGIPLAAAALQFSTLDPRVASTIVGASTPSQADFVTDLAQWRIPSGVWDDLLDLVEESEPAISCRDDVIPTTDPLPCEDQGVSFPAAVSP; encoded by the coding sequence GTGTTGGAAGGACCCTTCAACTTCATCGATGCGAGTGGTGAATCCTGGCAAGGGGCCGAGCGAGAACGGTGTATTGGGAGGGCCATTTCCGAAGCAGGCGGCTTGCCCGATGGATTTGTCCTGACGCGTAGCGTGGGACCCGCCTTAGCGCTCGACTTCTCGGGGGACGGTATTGTGCGCGCCGTGGAAGAGAGCCTTCAGCGCCTTGGCCTCGACCTTCTCCCGCTCGTCTTGCTGCGTAATCCCGAAGAGTCCAGCTTTGAATCAGCAACGACGCGTAGCGGCCCTCTTGCAACGCTCGTTGGGTTGCGGGATCAGGGCTTGATCAATCATCTTGGTATTGCGGGCGGTCCGATAGATCTCCAACTGAAGTACCTGCAAACTGATGCGTTCGACGCGGTGATCAGCCACGTTCCGTATAGTCTGCTGGATCGGGCAGCCGAGCCGCTGATCCAGAATGCCGTCTCCCGGGAGGTGGCGTTCGTAAATGCCGCGCCATTCACCGGCAGATTACTTCTGGATGGCGCGGGAAGGTCTACCCAGGGCACGAACCGGGAGAGGGGGCCGGCACGACTGGAACGGAGCGACAAGATGCGGTTGATCTGTGCGGCGTATGGCATCCCCTTGGCGGCAGCTGCCCTGCAGTTCTCGACGCTTGATCCACGGGTTGCCTCAACGATCGTTGGCGCCAGCACCCCGTCGCAAGCCGATTTTGTCACGGATCTTGCGCAGTGGAGGATCCCCTCTGGGGTCTGGGACGACCTGCTTGATCTGGTGGAGGAATCTGAACCGGCAATAAGTTGCCGTGATGATGTCATTCCGACCACGGATCCACTGCCTTGCGAAGATCAGGGTGTGAGCTTCCCTGCCGCAGTCTCTCCCTGA